A stretch of DNA from Micromonospora peucetia:
GCGCGGCCGGCCTGCTGCCCGACGAGGAACCGGAACTCAGCATCGCCGAGATGGCCGACGCGGCGCTGCGGGCGCTGGACGAGGACGGCACGGTCCCGGCGGCCGTTCTCGGCTGGTCCCTCGGCGGCTCGGTCGCCTGGGAGCTGTGCGTCCGGCTGGCCGAGCGGGGGCACCTGCCCGACCTGGTGCTGGTGGACGCGTCGCCGCTGCCGCGCCGCGCCACCGCCGACGAGGACGCCCGGGTACGCGAGACCGTGGTCGGAATGCTCGGGCCGCGCCCCGACCCGGCGACCGTCGAGCGGGTCCGACGGGTCTTCGACACCCAGGTCGCCGCCTTCGCCGACTACCGGGCCGACCGGCCCTACGCCGGCCGGGTGCTGATGCTGACGTGCACCGACGAGGAGTTCGAGTTCCGGGCCGAGGCCTCGACCCGGTGGCGGGAACTCGCACCGGACCTGCGCGCCGGGCGGCTCGACGCGGGCCACTTCGACGTCTTCGATCCCGACCGCCTGCCGCAGCTGGTCGACGAGGTGACGCCGTTCCTCGGCCGGGCCTCGGGGGCGGTGCTCCGATGAGCCCGCTCGCGGTGGTCAGCGGCGGCACCCGGGGCATCGGGCTCACCTTCAGCCGCCGGCTGGTGAAGCTGGGGCACCGGGTGGTCGCGCCGTACCGGGGTGACGCCGGCGCGGCGGCGTCGGCGGCGGCCGAGCTGGGCGAGGCGTTCCACCCGGTCCGGCTCGACGTGGGCGACGCCGACGCGGTCGGCGCCACCGTGCGGACGGTCCTCGCGGAGCACGGCCCGCCGACCGTGCTGGTCAACAACGCGGGCATCAACATCGACCGGCCGTTCCTGGAGATGTCGACCGAGGACTGGCGGCGGGTGCTGGACACCAACCTCTCCGGCGTCTTCCACCTGACCCGGGGGTTCGCGCCGGCGATGCTGGCGGCCGACCGCGACGGCGTGATCGTCAACGTTGGCGCCACCACCGGCATCCGTCCCCGCCGCAACGGCGTGAACTACTGCGCCAGCAAGGCCGGCCTGCTCCAGCTCACCAAGTGCCTGGCGCTGGAACTGGCGCCCCGGATCAGGGTCAACTGCCTGATCCCGGGCATGACCGAGACCGACGAGCTGGTCACCCGGTTCCGGCTGGACGACCCGGCCGCCCGGGCGGCGGTGGTCGCGGAGATCCCCCGCGGCCGGATCGGCACCACCGACGAGATCGCCGACGCCCTGGAGTTCCTCGTCGGGCCGGCGAGCGGATATCTGACCGGGCAGAAGCTGATCGTGGACGGTGGGCAGTTCATGTGGTGACCGATCTGGACGAGATCCTGGACGACGCGACGCGGGCCCGGGCCGAGCTGCCCCCGCCCGGCGACGGACGCTACGACCGGTACTGCGCGGCGCTCGCCGACCGGCTCACCTCCGGCTGGGCCGACGTCCTGGCGGCCAACGCCACCGACGTGGCCCGGGGCACCGAGGCCGGCCTCGGCCCCGAGCTCGTCGACCGCCTGGTGCTCGGCAAACGCCACCTCGACGCGCTGGTCGACCTGATCGCGCGGACCCGTGCGGCGCTGCCGGCGGTGACCGCCCCGACCGGTGGGCACCACGCCGGCAACGGCGCGTTGGTACGCCGGGTGCCCAAGCCGCTCGGCGTACTCCTGATGATCTTCGAGGCGCGGCCGACGGTGACGGTGGAGGGCGCCCTGCTGCCCGTGGCAGTCGGCAACGTCGCCGTCCTGCGCGGCGGTGCGGAGATCGCGGCCACCAACCGGGCCCTCGCCGTCGTCATCGGGCGGGCGCTGGACGACGCCGGGCTGCCCGCCGGCACGGTGCGGATCGTCACCGACCCCGACCGCCGGCTGGTGCGGGCCCTGCTGAAACGGCACGACGCGGTCGACGTGCTGATCCCCCGGGGCAGCCCGTCGCTCATCGACTACTGCCTGACCAGCTCCACCATCCCGGTCATCGCCAGCGGCGGCGGGGTCAACCACCTCTACGTCGACCGCAGCGCCGACCTGGAACTGGCCGCCCGGATCGCCCTCGACAGCAAGCTGGGCGAGCCCACCGCCTGCAACACGCTGGAACTGGTGCTGGCCCACGCCGACGTGGCCGAGGAGCTGACCCGGGCCCTGCTGCGGGTCGGCGCCGGGCAGGCCGAGCCGTGGCTGCTGCGGGTCGACCCCCGGCTGACCGCCGCCGCACCCGCCGGGGCGCCGGTGGTCGAGCTGACCACCGCCGACGACGGCCGGGAGTTCCTGGAACGGGCGGTCGGCATCCGCCCCGTCGCCGGTCTCGACGAGGCGGTCACCCACATCCGCCGCTTCGGTTCCGGGCACACCGAGGGCGTGGTGGCCACCGATCCGGCCGTGGTGGACGCGTTCCTGGCCCGGGTGGACGCCGCCGCGCTGGTGGTCAACGGCTCCCTGCGCCTGCACGACGGTCCGACCATGGGGCTGGGACCGGAGCTGTCCATCAGCACGGGTCGGCTGCACGTGCGCGGGCCCGTCGACCTGTCCGCCCTGCTGACCTGGAGCTGGGTCGTGGACGCCGGGGGCCGGCTGCGCGGCGACGGGACGGAGGCGGCATGACGGACCGGTCCCTGATCAACGAGGCCGTCAAACGGCTGGTCGTACGCGAGTCCCGGCTCGCCGTCGACCCCGGCACGGTCGACGACCACGAGCCACTCAACGGCGACCTGCTGAGGGTCAACTCGCTCGGCTTCCTCGGCATGCTCGTCCGGCTCGAGGACGAACTCGACGTGACACTGCCCGACGACATCTTCGCCGGGCGGGTCTTCACGACCGTCGCCGACCTGGTCGACGTCGTCGCGGACGTGGTGAAGGAGGAGGCGTGACCGAGACACCCCGAGCCTGGCGCAGCGTCCTGCCGCACCTCGGTTACGAGCTGCCCACGGATCTGACCCCGGAGGACAGCGGCGGACCGGTGACCGCGACCCTGCCCCTGGAGCTGATCCGGCAGAGCATCTCCAGCCGGGAGTTCTGGCCGATCCCCGAGCCGGTGGCGGAGCGCTACCGGGCCTACCGGCCGGCGCCGCTGTGGCGGGCCCGACGCTTCGAGGCGGAGATCGGGGCCACCGTCCCGGTCTACGTCAAGTACGAGGGCGGGAACATCTCCGGCAGCCACAAGTTCAACACCGCGCTGGCACAGGCCCACTACTACCATCGCGCGGGCTTCCGGGAGCTGGTCACCGGCACCGGTGCCGGGCAGTGGGGCAGCGCCCTCGCCGCCGCCTGCGCCGCGTTCGGCATGGCCTGCACCGTCTTCATGGTCGACGGGAGCCTGCGCGACAAGCCGTACCGGGGCAGCCTGATGCGGCTCTACGGCGCCGAACTGCACGCCAGTCCCAGCCCGCTGACCGGGGTGGGACGTGCCGCGGCCGAGCATCCGGGGCAGGGCAACAGCCTCGCGCTGGCCATCGGTGAGGCCGTCGAGTACGCCCGGGCGGACCCGAAGCGGGCGTTCTGCATCGGCAGCGGCGAGACGTACAGCATCCTGCACCAGTCGGTGATCGGCCTGGAGGCGATCGACCAGCTCGCCGCCCTCGACGCCACCGTGGACGCGGTGATCGGCTGCGTGGGCGCCGGCAGCAACTTCGGCGGGCTGGCCCTGCCGTTCTTCGCCGCCGACTCAGCCGGCGAGCGGGAGGTTCCCGCCGACCTGATCGCGGTCGAGTCCAGCACCACCCCGAAGCTCACCCGGGGGGTGTACGCCTACGACCACACCGACTCCACCGGCACCGGCCCGATGGAGGCGATGTACACGATCGGCAGCGGGTACGCGATCCCCGCGTCGCACTCGGCCGGGCTGCGCTTCCACGGCGCGGCGAAGCTGATCTCCGCCATGCGGCACCGGGACCAGATCTCGGCGCTGGCGGTGGGCCAGCGGGAGGCGCTGACCGCCGGCCGGACGTTCGCCCTGACCGAGCTGGTGCTGCCCGCGCCGGAGTCGGGTCACGCGCTGGCCGCCGCCGCCCGGGTGGCGGCCGGGCGCGAACCGGGACACCCGGCGCGGCACGGGGTGCTGGTCTGCGTCAGCGGGCACGGCCTGCTCGACCTGGCCGCGTACGACAAACTCCTCGCCGGTCTGCCCGAGGACCGGCCGGCCGACGAGGACGCGTTGCGGACGGCGACGGCGTCGCTCCGCGCGGTCCACCCGATGTGAAGGGCCTGACATGGTCGTTGTGCCTGCGGTGCCGACGCGCAGCCGGGAGTGGACGCCGGTGCTGACCGGTCTCCGCGCCGACCTGCTGGACTGCGTCCAGGTGAACCTGGCCGCGCTGGCCGACCGGGCCTACCGGCCCGGCGCGCACCTGGCGCTCGGCGCCACCCTGCGGTTCCACACCGCCGAGGGGCCCGCCGGGGCTCCGGCGGTGACCGCGTCGGTCGACCAGCGCCTGGCCGAGGCGGCCGACCTGCTCGGCCTGCGGGTCACCCGACGCTGGGACGACGTCTCCGGCGCGCGGCTGCGCGAGCTGCTCGCGGAGCACTCGCCGCTCTACGTGGTCGCCGACACGTTCACCATGAGCTGGCTGCCGTACGCCGGCAACCAGCACATGGAGCACAGCTTCCTGCTGGTCGACGCCGGTGAGCACTGCGTCGTGGCCGACGGCTACCACAACTCCACCCAGTGGGGCGACGCGCGACCGGGGGTGTGGCGGATGTCGGCTGCCGACTTCGACGCGGCGGTGCCCCACGCGACCGCGATGACCATCGCCGCCGAGGGCGCCCCGGTGCTCGACCGGGCTGCGGTCCTGCGGGACAACGCCGCCGCGCTGCGCGCCGGAGCCGATCGGATCGAGGGCTACCTGACGGCGGTCCGGCAGCGGGCCGGCGAACCGGAGGCGGCGGCCCAACTGGTGCTCGACGTGTGGCTGCTCGGCCGGTCCCGGGCCCTGCACGCCGCCTGGCTGGCGGGCGAGGCGGACGCCGCCGACGCGGCGCGGGAGGCCGCCGACCGCGCCGACGCCTGGCTCGCCCTGGCCGGTCAGAGT
This window harbors:
- a CDS encoding glutamate-5-semialdehyde dehydrogenase — protein: MTDLDEILDDATRARAELPPPGDGRYDRYCAALADRLTSGWADVLAANATDVARGTEAGLGPELVDRLVLGKRHLDALVDLIARTRAALPAVTAPTGGHHAGNGALVRRVPKPLGVLLMIFEARPTVTVEGALLPVAVGNVAVLRGGAEIAATNRALAVVIGRALDDAGLPAGTVRIVTDPDRRLVRALLKRHDAVDVLIPRGSPSLIDYCLTSSTIPVIASGGGVNHLYVDRSADLELAARIALDSKLGEPTACNTLELVLAHADVAEELTRALLRVGAGQAEPWLLRVDPRLTAAAPAGAPVVELTTADDGREFLERAVGIRPVAGLDEAVTHIRRFGSGHTEGVVATDPAVVDAFLARVDAAALVVNGSLRLHDGPTMGLGPELSISTGRLHVRGPVDLSALLTWSWVVDAGGRLRGDGTEAA
- a CDS encoding phosphopantetheine-binding protein, encoding MVVVPAVPTRSREWTPVLTGLRADLLDCVQVNLAALADRAYRPGAHLALGATLRFHTAEGPAGAPAVTASVDQRLAEAADLLGLRVTRRWDDVSGARLRELLAEHSPLYVVADTFTMSWLPYAGNQHMEHSFLLVDAGEHCVVADGYHNSTQWGDARPGVWRMSAADFDAAVPHATAMTIAAEGAPVLDRAAVLRDNAAALRAGADRIEGYLTAVRQRAGEPEAAAQLVLDVWLLGRSRALHAAWLAGEADAADAAREAADRADAWLALAGQSYVAMRRVRRGGVFPAPVLDQLTGLLRGEVALAGAGSEPPHGGPVADPDRIRAVLADEVRAVLGVGPEVPVDQRPLRTLPGFNSFRLVEVIERAEARLGVELEPDDLTGPALHDLDSLGAVFDRARPATQGVSGR
- a CDS encoding SDR family NAD(P)-dependent oxidoreductase, producing MSPLAVVSGGTRGIGLTFSRRLVKLGHRVVAPYRGDAGAAASAAAELGEAFHPVRLDVGDADAVGATVRTVLAEHGPPTVLVNNAGINIDRPFLEMSTEDWRRVLDTNLSGVFHLTRGFAPAMLAADRDGVIVNVGATTGIRPRRNGVNYCASKAGLLQLTKCLALELAPRIRVNCLIPGMTETDELVTRFRLDDPAARAAVVAEIPRGRIGTTDEIADALEFLVGPASGYLTGQKLIVDGGQFMW
- a CDS encoding TrpB-like pyridoxal phosphate-dependent enzyme, whose amino-acid sequence is MTETPRAWRSVLPHLGYELPTDLTPEDSGGPVTATLPLELIRQSISSREFWPIPEPVAERYRAYRPAPLWRARRFEAEIGATVPVYVKYEGGNISGSHKFNTALAQAHYYHRAGFRELVTGTGAGQWGSALAAACAAFGMACTVFMVDGSLRDKPYRGSLMRLYGAELHASPSPLTGVGRAAAEHPGQGNSLALAIGEAVEYARADPKRAFCIGSGETYSILHQSVIGLEAIDQLAALDATVDAVIGCVGAGSNFGGLALPFFAADSAGEREVPADLIAVESSTTPKLTRGVYAYDHTDSTGTGPMEAMYTIGSGYAIPASHSAGLRFHGAAKLISAMRHRDQISALAVGQREALTAGRTFALTELVLPAPESGHALAAAARVAAGREPGHPARHGVLVCVSGHGLLDLAAYDKLLAGLPEDRPADEDALRTATASLRAVHPM
- a CDS encoding acyl carrier protein; the encoded protein is MTDRSLINEAVKRLVVRESRLAVDPGTVDDHEPLNGDLLRVNSLGFLGMLVRLEDELDVTLPDDIFAGRVFTTVADLVDVVADVVKEEA
- a CDS encoding alpha/beta fold hydrolase encodes the protein MTTRLPGRLVPLLRRGVRPACVLLPGAGGGLHPYLRLAAAIGKTHNVAAVRAAGLLPDEEPELSIAEMADAALRALDEDGTVPAAVLGWSLGGSVAWELCVRLAERGHLPDLVLVDASPLPRRATADEDARVRETVVGMLGPRPDPATVERVRRVFDTQVAAFADYRADRPYAGRVLMLTCTDEEFEFRAEASTRWRELAPDLRAGRLDAGHFDVFDPDRLPQLVDEVTPFLGRASGAVLR